The Cervus canadensis isolate Bull #8, Minnesota chromosome X, ASM1932006v1, whole genome shotgun sequence genome contains the following window.
taaagaactcgcctgccaatgcaggagacagagatttgggtttgatccctgggttgggaagatcccctagagaaggaaatggtaacccactccagtattcttgactggagaattccatgtacagaggagcctagctggctacagtccatggggttgcaagaagtcggacatgactgagggaataACACTTTCAAGTCCtaagcagatagtgaaggacagggaaacatggcatgctgcagtccatggggtcacagagtcacgcacaactaagcaactgaacaacatcaaagtCCTAAGCAAGAAATGAATAAGATTACTTGAGTTGCTGTGCTGCCAAATTTTAGTAATgactttaattaaaacaaaataatttttgtcaTCATCCTTAAATCTAAATTCCTGTCTCAGGATATTCCTTGTTTGATAAGAAACCAAAACACCACACTAAAAAAAATAGTGTGaagtttcattttatagatttataCTTAACTCTGAAATTTGGAGGCAACTTATACATGTCcatgcaagaaaatgaaaaaagtcagaaaagaaaaaatgagtagGTGAAGATTTAACTAGGGGTAAATACCATAGACCttgagggtggggttggggtggtgggggggagggggtggagagtgAAATCATGTAGTTTTCACACtgttcagaagagaaaaacatgttTCTTAGAAGCAAAGCCTGTTTGTCACACTGATACCCAAGATAAATTTATCCCACAGGTCCTCTTATAAAATAAACTGTTAACACTGTAGATCTCTTTGAAATCCACAGACTAAACAGGAGCATGAATTGCACTTGGCAGCTTCGGGGCCCCTTGTGAAAGAAAAGGCTCTGACTAAGTGTATGCCAACTAAAGCACGCCTACAGGAAGTCACCACAGTACATTCCAAGGACACAGTTCCTTGATGAAAACTGCCATTAAATTTTTAAGTGTTATTAAAATTCTGGAACATTATGGTAATTAAATTCCAAGCATGCTGAGAATGAATATTGAAATAAGACTCCAAAGTACTCTCAAAATGAGTTTTAAGATGAAACTGAAAAGGTGTAAGCTTTCTTCCAAGTTTGGGATTAGCTGAATATTGCATTTTGGAACAGGCAGTTACTAACTTACTTGTCTCTCCCTAACAGGCACCCTTCCAGAAAATGCTTACTGGCTCAGAACAGGAAGGCCTGCATGAAATTTATACTTGCAGTTTTATGGTAATCTTCAGCAGGAGGGTTGATCCGAAATACCCAGGCTGCCATGACTAGCAACTGAACTCCTTAATATTCTTGCATGAATGTTCTCCACAAAATGTGGCATTTCATAGATACACTTGTACCATGGACATGTTCCAAAGGAAAAGTATGATCCTAGGATAAATAAATAGGAGTGTTCCATGTAAAAAGTATTAGATAATCTGCTAGCTGGATATTCTGAATTCTCAACTTAATAAATTTtagcactaattcaaaaagatacatgcacctcaatgttcaagcattatttacaattgccaagataggagagcaacctaagtgtcttatcaacagatgactggataaagaagacgcatatatataaataatggaataccatgcagccataaaaagaatgaaaatttgccatttgcaacatagtgaaataattcagagaaagacaaatactgtacgatACCACTTAagagtctaaaaaataaaaccagtgaatataaccaaaaaaaaagaaacaaactcacagatacagagaaaaaaactagtagttaccagtggggagggaaCAGAGGGCAAAATAGGGGTAGCAGAGTGAGAGgaacaaactactatgtatgaaATCAACAATACACAAGGGTATGTTGTACAACaaagggaatatagccaatattttgttaactataaatggaatagaacctttaaaaattgtgaaccacTATTGTATACATGAAACATACAATTATACGTCAActaaaattacacacacacacacacacacacacacgggcttcccaagtggctcagtggtaaagaatccacctgtcaatgcaggatactcgggttcaatccctggatcggaaagatcccctgaaggaaatggctacccactccagtattgcctgggaaaccccatggacagaggaacctggcaggctacagcccatggtgtcacagTCAaatataactgagtgactaacactttcttttggGGGTTGTGGATAATGCCAATGCATATTCACACACAAGCCTAAACTGTAGATTCTTTTCCTAGgcagaattgctgagtcatgtaaTTCTGTTTAACTCTTTCGAGACACCTCCTTGAAGTATGTGTTGACCTATActgttttctctaaaataaacatttccacAAGAAATATTCTTCCACAATACAATTAAACATACTGCTATGTCAAAATAATCTTACTTCAGGAATTACTCTAAAGACAACCTAGTCAGATGTAGGTAGGGGAAATGGGGGAGAAAAGAATcaacaatgaaaataagaaatggaagTCACTAAGAGGAACCAAGATGGCCAGgacaataacctcagacatgcagatgacaccacccttatggcagaaagtgaagaactaaagagcttcttgatcaaagtgaaagaggagagtgaaaaagatggcttaaatctcaacattcagaaagctaagatcatggcatctggtcccatcacttcatggcaaatagctagggaaaacagtggaaacagtgacagacttttattttcttgggctccaaaatcactgcagatggtgactgcagccatgaaattaagacgcttgctccttggaagaaaagctatgaccaacctagacagcatattaagaagcagaggcattactttgccaacaaaggtctgtctagtcaaagctatggtttttccagtagtcatgtatggatgaaaCTTGGACCATAAGGagggcagagcaccaaagaattgatgtttttgaactgtgctgttggagaagacgtttgagagtcccttagacttcaaggagatccaaccagtccatcctaaaggaaatcagtcctgaatattcatttgaaggactgatgctgaagctgaaactaccaatattttggccacctgatgccaagaactgacttactggcaaagaccctgatgttgggaaagattgaaggcaggagaaggatgatggttagataacatcactgactcaatggacaagtttgagtaaactcccggagttggtgatggacagggaggcctggcgtgctgcagtccatagggtcacagtcggacacaactgagcgactgatcacCCAACCCCAAATAACATTCTTGATCCTTAAGTACTTATTGCACATATTAGATTACTAATGCATTTACCCAATTCATTACTGCACTGTTCAATCATCCTATGTATCAAGTGCTTCCAAGAACAGTTTCCACTCCTACATCCATAAACTTCAAACTATAATCATAAATTATACATCAACAAGGATCTTTTGGATTTTCATTACAAAAATCCTTTTTTTCACTGTATTCCAAACTAACACCATCTTCATCTTTTATTAAAATAGCAGAGTAATTCTATATCCAAGAGGTATTTCAAAATCAGCACTGGATGGCAACCCCAAAAAATTACATCTTACAACTCTTCAGGCAAGACAACTTTATTTTCACCTAATAATAAACCACAAttgacaacaacaaaagagactgTGCAgttcaacttttattttaataaaatcagaatatGCACAGCACATGCAGTGCTAGCATCTAAACTAATACAATAAGCAATTACTAAAGCTACAGTGACTTGAGGTTCAATCTTTACATTCAGCAAGTTTAAATTCACTCTTACATGATTTTTGAAACCTTATTTATTAACTGAAAATATTGCTTGCTGATAAAACTTGCTCAAATGCTATCGCTGAATGTACAAGTCACTGATTATGCCAATACAACAAAGATAACCACATGTTTCAGGATTGCAATGAGCCAGacattcactggaaaaaaaatacacacaacgAAACAAAACACACAATATTTGAATATGGACACTTCGTATCAGTGTTTTGAAGTGTTTCATTAATATCTTAAGACGAGTGTATCAAAACCTTGGCATGATTTAATTTAAAGTCGCCAATTTTGTTTTTACTAACATCAGAAAGTTATGGCTACACTGCCAATGCCGGGTCTGCTTAATTTGACTTAAGAGTTTAATATGACTTAACATTAAAAGCTCACACTACCCCGAAATATATAATTTCACGCATACGGTGACATTCAACATTCAAGTGCCAGTGTTTTTGTACTGTCTTTTGGTCAAGTTTCTTTAAACTTTCAAAGAATCACTTTTAggcttacaaaaataaatatttgtcaaaatgttcaataaatattacataaaacTAGCAGCAAAAAGTATCTAGAAATCTGTCGTGTGCAAATAGTTTTCTTCCCAACTATCATTCCCATGGtcccaaataaattttagaatctagTCCCATCCCCTTCCTAGACAAGCTGCGTTCAACAATCTCCAAGAGACAAAATAAGATTGGAAGTTTAAGGACACGCACACaagacatatatataaaattctctgAATGTGCAATAAAAGAAGTACTTTGTAAAAAGTTATGGGCAAAATGTACAAGGGCCTAAACCTAGACTAATTGAAATAGCACCATAACAAATGACCTCAATACTGTCAAGTGCACCTACTTAATAAAAGTTTTAGAACAAGGCACAATACACTTGAAAATCTATTGCACTTTAGGAAATTTTTGCCATCTTCCTATGCCACTGTAAAAAGATTGAGCATTTTGATCACCGCATTCTGGCCACAAAATTAGCACAGAATTCAAAAGTGGCAGAGGCATTTTAGTGGTGGACAATGCTCATCTTTGGCCAGATTTAGCATAAACAGACTATAAATACAATGGAAACCTATGCAACTAAAACTGACTAAAACTGCACTGTATAGCAGAATTGACACCTTGTGCAGTTATGTACATATTTCCAACCTGTGTGATCTCAAAGATTTCAGTTTGTTACTCTTCTGGAGCCATTTTTACAAAGTCTATAGTAAGCCAGTTTAACATCTCAACGCAGCTTGAACAGAGTAATATGAATCGGCATTTAAAAGAAAGCCTGCTGCATTTAATTCTTCCTGTTCATACCCTCTTGACCAAAAAACATCAACACTAGCATGCGTTATTAGACCAAAAATCATCCAGGGCCCTAATGAGGGCTCGTCATTGCTGTGGTCAGCCATTCTACCATTTCAATTTCACTTATGGCAGGCATTTAAAAAGTCTAAGTAGATGAATTCTCCTAAAACCCTATCTCAAGTTATCAGACCTTTAAACTTTCCCTGTAATAGTATGCCCACATTTGGCTAGCTCATAATTAATGATCTGCCTAAACACTGAAAGAGGAATTGCTGTATTTACTTGCATTAACTTTGAAAACAGTGCTTTGAATGTATGCATGTATTCATACATCACCTCATCATGACTGGAATGGCTTGTTTAAAGACTATCAGGTTCTAAATACCTATCCAGGATAGAGTGAGCAAATCAGAACTTTAACTTAATACAGTTCGCCACATTAGAAACTAATTCCATTAATATGCTTCAAAgacatttgttgtttgttttcccccAATCTGCAAGTATCAAAAAGCCCTAATGCAGGCTACTGCATAAGTTTTTTCCTTATAATATTTATGGATGAATCGATGATTCCTGTTAAGTTGTATCACACCTGTGTGCCAAGGTTTGATTTTAGCCCAAGTTCAGTAAATTTATTTTGTCAAAAACAATTGATATCTTGAGCATTACTGAGCCAACAggacatcaaaataaaaagttgtctAAAGTTAAAGGCACAGTACATTAACAAACAAATGATCCTCAGTCACAAATTATAAATGCAGTTTgggatgggggttgggaggggagTTAATCCAAACTACAGCAATGAAATCTTCAAACCACCTTCTGAACAGGGCTGCTGATTGTTCCTTTCGACTCTTCATGTGACCTTGagctcccttaaaaaaaaaatttcagtggaGAATCACAGCTGGTAATGTACTGCGAGTTCTTGAAGCTACACAAGGTATAGTCTGGCTAAGTTACATGTGGTTTCCATATTAGCTTGTTTGGCAGGGTGACCTACTGCAAAGCAGGTTCAGTTACCCCACCAGTCAACCCCCTGGGAGTTATAATTTCCTCCATATCCATCACTGTTGTAAAAGCTTCCATAGCCACCTaatgagagattaaaaaaaaaaaaaaattattaagtcaTCCACTGTATAATACAATCTTTcccttctttaaatattttgatgtaaaattacaaaaagcaatctacagggcccattattttaaattacgctttgaaaaagatgaaaaaaggaaaaacctttCCCAAAGGTATGAGGTTAAAATTTAACATTACCTCCACCAAACCCTCTGCTGCTTCCATGGCCGCCTCCACCACTGCGGCTGCTGCTGGCGCGGCTGCTGCTGAAGCTGGAACTGCTGCCACCACTACTCTGTCGATAGTCTCTGGCACCAAATCCTCCACTGAATCTACTACTATAAGGACAAAATGTTAGTTTACATAAAGATAACCCAATTCTTGTTAAAAATTCCCAATGACCAATTTCTGATTTTCCAATTCAAGCAATTCCACCCAGCCCTTCTTTTCTCTAATAGAAATTTTATAAGGCCTTAGCTGTGAAAAGCTAACACTGATGGTCACTTAAATAAccttaaaaatcaaaaccatctccatCATTATACACCATTTCTAACTCACCTTTTGGATCGTCCACGACTGCTACCCTTGTAGTGGTGTTCATAAGCCATGTTTTCTAACCAAGATGGCACTTCCTGTTTAGCTTCAACAAGAAGATCCAACAAATCCTTGGTAATATTTATGTTCCTCTCATTAAAGAATGAGGTGGCAAGGCCTAAAACAGTTCCAAAAAGTACATAAATTAAGGTCTTCCACAGAGCAGCACAATATTCTTACTTTCATATTAGAAGTaggataataatttttaaaaaagataatttgcTATTTGTTCTTTGAACAAACCTtgactccccctccccccgccacttCTGATATTTTAATAGCATTCCATGAAAATCAGAGTTCATCTAAGACCCTGAAAAGTGTTTTACTGTAAGAATCACACTGAAAATCAGAAATCCCCAGATCATCCTAAGTAACCACACACTTACCAAGGTTTCCCACGCGTCCTGTACGACCAATGCGATGTACATATTCTTCAATATCACTTGGCAAGTCAAAATTGATAACATGTTTCACATTTGATATGTCCAGTCCTCTTGCTGCTACCTAGAATATAATTTTTGTTACATATGGTccatttaaaagaaagtaaatagtTGAACATGCCGATCTAGAAAATAGGATTAAATTTTACATACTGCTGTAGCCACGAGAATTGGGCTTTTTCCTGAGCGGAACTGGTGAAGGGCCTCTTCTCTATCTCTCTGAGATCGGTCTCCATGGATACTGGTACAAGCATATCCTTCATGGTATAAGAAATCCTCCAGAGAATCTGCACCCTTTTTGGTCTCCACAAACACTAAGGTCAGTGAATCTTTGCCTAAAGTTAAAATATCACAAGGTTTCTGTCACTAATAGTGGTTTGGTTCTCTTTGCACTTAGTAAACTTGCAAATAGAGGCAAGTAGACTGTTTCAACAGAATGTATTGGATGAGAAGGAAAAGCACTAAAGGTGACCCAAATAGATTACCTAAGCCACCAGACTGATGCTAATATTATACCTGTTGCATTTAGAAGATCAAGCAGAAATGACCgtttgtctgactcttcaacccAAACTACTTTCTGTGTTATGTTCTCAGAGGTAGAGCCAACTCTTCCTACGGCCAAAAAGATATACTCATCCAAAAAGTCACGAGCAagcatctgaaagaaaaaaataatattgttttatcATCTATTGAGATAAACAAATTCCTAAGTAAGTAAGATCTGCAGCACCAAACAATACCTGTATTTCCTTAGGGAAAGTAGCACTAAACATCATAGTGTGGCGAACTCCCTTTGGTGGCATAGTATCTTGTTCAACAATTCTACGTATCTGAGGTTCAAACCCCATATCCAACATCCGATCCGCTTCATCTAACACCAAGTACCTGCCATGAAAAAAAGTCCAGCTTAGAATTTGAGGAGAAAAGGTTGTTTCTGTTTCTATAAGCACAGTTAATTGTTCATTCAGGTAGTTTAGTTCTTCACACCATACAATCTGACCCACGTACATAAGACACAGCACAGGATCTCTACCACTAAATCACACAGCCAAATTAGCTCTTATACTTGACTCTGGTCTCAAGGTAgcctctacttaaaaaaaaaaaaaatcacttcaaattaaaatgacaatgagcttttttttttaatgcgctAACTTTTTATAAAAGTTGGAAGACTAAAAAGTGCatttcacacatttaaaaattaacatacttGCAGAAGTCTAATCcaatttttcc
Protein-coding sequences here:
- the DDX3X gene encoding ATP-dependent RNA helicase DDX3X isoform X3, translating into MSHVAVENALGLDQQFAGLDLNSSDNQSGGSTASRRYIPPHLRNREATKGFYDKDSSGWSSSKDKDAYSSFGSRSDSRGKSSFFSDRGSGSRGRFDDRGRGDYDGIGGRGDRGGFGKYERGNSRWCDKSDEDDWSKPLPPSERLEQELFSGGNTGINFEKYDDIPVEATGNNCPPHIESFSDVEMGEIIMGNIELTRYTRPTPVQKHAIPIIKEKRDLMACAQTGSGKTAAFLLPILSQIYSDGPGEALRAMKENGRYGRRKQYPISLVLAPTRELAVQIYEEARKFSYRSRVRPCVVYGGADIGQQIRDLERGCHLLVATPGRLVDMMERGKIGLDFCKYLVLDEADRMLDMGFEPQIRRIVEQDTMPPKGVRHTMMFSATFPKEIQMLARDFLDEYIFLAVGRVGSTSENITQKVVWVEESDKRSFLLDLLNATGKDSLTLVFVETKKGADSLEDFLYHEGYACTSIHGDRSQRDREEALHQFRSGKSPILVATAVAARGLDISNVKHVINFDLPSDIEEYVHRIGRTGRVGNLGLATSFFNERNINITKDLLDLLVEAKQEVPSWLENMAYEHHYKGSSRGRSKSSRFSGGFGARDYRQSSGGSSSSFSSSRASSSRSGGGGHGSSRGFGGGGYGSFYNSDGYGGNYNSQGVDWWGN